A genomic region of Eucalyptus grandis isolate ANBG69807.140 chromosome 5, ASM1654582v1, whole genome shotgun sequence contains the following coding sequences:
- the LOC104445751 gene encoding cysteine-rich receptor-like protein kinase 15, protein MQVHGTNRIDNANIVVPIISCRSSHSQYNHRSNHEILLRGLPLSLFFFFFKTFSTGLSPELLDYECPNTTLFTPNSTYQSNLNTLLSSLSSAATNNTDGFANATAGQNPPDQAYGLFLCRSDISTATCSDCVATGKRDIRQVCPDQRVSVIWYEKCMLRYSNKSIFSVMEVTPSFTLLNLWNISERARFRQALGKSIRDIAYRASGSASGKKFAEAEMKFTSSQTLYMMAQCTPDLMEWECNRCLLSAIDILEGKQGARTLTPSCNVRYELYPFYNVTAVRAPPPPPLTTSEGPLPPPLPPPVTTPEVWQLSHICNGTCAGKSNKFTVITIVIVVPTGGVMILIFLTCLLRRRGKVTYEVVKGKSGANELITMESLQFDLATIQAATNDFSHESKLGEGGFGEVFKGGLPNGQPIAVKRLSQSSRQGDDEFKNEVLLVAKLQHRNLVRLLGFCLEGDEKLLAYEFVPNKSLDYFLFDLEKRGQLDWPLRYKIVSGIARGMLYLHEDSRLRIIHRDLKCSNILLDSEMNPKISDFGMARIFGVDQTQANTDKIVGTFGYMSPEYAMHGEFSVKSDVYSFGIILLEMICGKRNNYYHQLDGDFPNLFLQAWNQWRKSTPLKVLDSAIMDSNSRDQVLRCLHICLLCIQEDPVIRPTMATIVLMLSSNSITLPSPQHPAFFVQSRSQRLSIPMRELESNEYANKTMPSSTNGMSVTELYPR, encoded by the exons ATGCAAGTGCATGGAACGAATAGAATTGACAATGCAAATATTGTTGTTCCTATAATTTCATGCCGATCTAGCCATAGCCAATACAATCATCGATCCAACCATGAAATCTTGCTTCGcggtctccctctctctctcttcttcttcttcttcaaaacttTCAGTACTGGACTGTCGCCCGAATTGCTGGATTATGAATGCCCAAACACCACCCTCTTCACTCCCAACTCCACCTACCAGTCCAACCTCAAcaccctcctctcttccctctcctccgccgccaccaACAACACCGATGGCTTTGCCAACGCCACTGCCGGCCAAAACCCTCCTGACCAGGCCTACGGGCTCTTCCTCTGCCGCAGCGACATCAGCACCGCCACGTGCAGCGACTGCGTCGCCACTGGAAAACGGGATATCCGCCAGGTATGCCCCGACCAGCGAGTCTCTGTGATCTGGTACGAAAAGTGCATGCTGAGGTACTCGAACAAGTCCATCTTCTCCGTCATGGAAGTGACGCCTTCCTTCACGCTGCTCAACCTCTGGAACATCTCTGAACGGGCCAGGTTCAGGCAAGCACTTGGAAAGAGCATCAGGGACATCGCCTATAGGGCTTCAGGCAGCGCGTCGGGGAAGAAATTCGCGGAGGCAGAGATGAAGTTCACGAGCTCGCAGACGCTGTACATGATGGCGCAGTGCACGCCGGACTTGATGGAGTGGGAGTGTAACAGATGCCTCCTGTCGGCGATTGATATTCTCGAGGGGAAGCAAGGAGCGAGGACATTGACCCCGAGCTGCAACGTGAGGTACGAGTTGTACCCCTTTTACAACGTCACCGCCGTGCGGgcaccacctcctcctccgcttACGACATCTGAAGGCCCCCTTCCGCCTCCCCTTCCTCCTCCCGTGACAACACCTGAAG TTTGGCAATTGTCTCATATATGTAATGGCACCTGTGCAGGAAAAAGCAACAAATTCACCGTGATAACTATTGTCATTGTCGTTCCTACTGGAGGTGTAATGATACTTATCTTTCTCACTTGTTTGCttcgaagaagaggaaaggtgacGTATGAAGTCGTCAAAGGAAAAAGTG GTGCAAACGAACTTATTACCATGGAGTCCTTGCAATTTGACTTGGCTACCATACAAGCCGCAACAAATGATTTCTCTCATGAAAGCAAGTTGGGTGAAGGTGGATTTGGTGAAGTTTTTAAG GGTGGACTTCCTAATGGACAACCAATTGCGGTGAAGAGGCTATCTCAAAGCTCAAGACAAGGTGATGATGAATTTAAGAATGAAGTTCTATTAGTCGCAAAGCTTCAACACAGAAACCTTGTACGACTACTCGGATTTTGCTTGGAGGGAGATGAAAAGCTATTGGCCTACGAGTTTGTGCCAAATAAAAGCCTTGATTATTTCTTATTTG ATCTCGAAAAAAGGGGACAATTGGATTGGCCATTACGTTATAAAATAGTGTCTGGGATCGCTCGAGGAATGCTCTATTTACACGAAGATTCTCGTCTTCGGATCATCCATCGTGACCTCAAATGTAGCAATATCTTGTTAGACAGTGAAATGAACCCgaagatttcagattttggcatggcaagaatttttggagttgatcAAACTCAAGCTAACACAGATAAAATTGTGGGGACTTT TGGTTACATGTCTCCAgaatatgcaatgcatggagAGTTCTCAGTGAAAtctgatgtttatagtttcggCATAATACTTCTAGAGATGATTTGTGGCAAGAGGAATAACTACTACCACCAATTGGATGGGG ATTTTCCAAACTTATTCTTGCAGGCATGGAATCAATGGAGAAAAAGCACGCCCTTGAAAGTGTTGGACTCGGCTATCATGGATTCAAATTCAAGAGATCAAGTGCTTCGATGCCTGCACATTTGCTTACTATGCATTCAAGAAGATCCGGTTATTAGACCCACCATGGCAACTATAGTTCTCATGCTCAGCAGTAATTCCATTACTCTACCATCACCTCAACATCCAGCCTTCTTCGTCCAAAGTAGATCACAGAGATTGAGCATCCCAATGAGAGAGCTTGAATCAAACGAATATGCTAATAAGACTATGCCTTCATCGACCAATGGCATGTCAGTTACCGAATTGTACCCCCGGTGA
- the LOC104447034 gene encoding cysteine-rich receptor-like protein kinase 10, with protein MTNEAGDGISGASELTTMESLQFDFTTIQAATNDFSPENKLGEGGFGEVFQGRLPNGQQTAVKRLSQSSRQGDEEFKNEVLLVAKLQHRNLVRLLGFCLEGREKLLAYEFVPNKSLDFFLFDPQKSGQLNWPLRYKIISGIARGLLYLHEDSRLRIIHRDLKCSNILLDSEMNPKISDFGMARIFGGDQTQASTNKIVGTFGYMSPEYAMHGEFSVKSDVYSFGILLLEIICGKKNNFYHQLDGVNTLLAWNQWRDGTPLKVLDLAIMDSYSKDEVLRCLHICLLCIQEDPAIRPTMATVVLMLSNNYFNPPSPRHPAFFVRSRSRGLSIPMKELQSNQSTSSTMPLSTNGMSITEFYPR; from the exons ATGACGAATGAAGCCGGCGACGGAATAAGCG gTGCAAGCGAACTTACCACTATGGAGTCTTTGCAATTTGACTTCACTACAATACAAGCTGCGACAAATGATTTCTCTCCTGAAAACAAGTTGGGTGAAGGAGGATTTGGTGAAGTTTTCCAG GGTAGACTTCCTAATGGACAACAAACCGCGGTAAAGAGGCTATCTCAAAGCTCAAGACAGGGTGATGAGgaattcaagaatgaagttcTATTAGTTGCAAAGCTTCAACACAGAAATCTTGTACGATTGCTTGGATTTTGCTTGGAGGGAAGGGAAAAGCTACTAGCGTACGAGTTTGTGCCAAATAAAAGCCTTGATTTCTTCTTATTTG ATCCCCAAAAAAGCGGTCAATTGAATTGGCCATTACGATATAAAATAATATCTGGGATTGCTCGAGGATTGCTCTACCTACATGAAGATTCTCGTCTCCGAATCATCCATCGTGACTTAAAATGTAGCAACATCTTGTTAGACAGTGAAATGAACCCAAAGATTTCGGATTTTGGCATGGCAAGGATTTTTGGAGGTGATCAAACTCAGGCTAGTACAAATAAAATCGTGGGGACATT TGGTTACATGTCTCCAGAGTATGCAATGCATGGAGAGTTCTCGGTTAAAtctgatgtttatagtttcggCATACTACTTTTAGAGATCATTTGCggcaagaaaaataatttctaccACCAATTGGATGGGGTGAATACCTTGCTA GCATGGAATCAATGGAGAGATGGCACACCCTTGAAAGTGTTGGACTTGGCTATCATGGATTCATATTCAAAAGATGAAGTACTTCGATGCCTGCACATTTGCTTACTATGCATCCAGGAAGATCCGGCTATTAGACCCACCATGGCAACTGTAGTTCTCATGCTTAGCAACAATTACTTTAACCCGCCATCACCTCGACATCCAGCCTTCTTTGTCCGAAGTCGATCTCGAGGGCTAAGCATCCCAATGAAAGAGCTTCAATCAAACCAATCCACTAGTAGTACCATGCCTTTGTCAACCAATGGTATGTCAATTACCGAATTCTACCCCCGATGA